The genomic DNA atacattttataatagtAGAGCCTGCTGTTGCCCTGCATCTAGCTGTGCTAGTAGATGGCACCTGCTCCCATGTTATGTGGAGGATGTgtgatctgcttcctgcacctTGCGATATATCTTATTGTTAtcatgacagcacagtggagctggctgctctgtactgttcagttgagtgAGATTCCTCCTGTGCTGCGAGGAGctatcaggggtccactgccacaaTGTAGCGCAGGCGGCGTGAGAGTTGCTCCGCTTGCCCCACACTGTGTATGCTAAGGCCACGATACattatgaaatttccatgaaatccgatttcaTAAAATCCGAATGCAGCCCAAGATTTCCTCGAAATTTCACAGTGAAATcgcaaaaaaaatcaaatttaatGCAAATTCATCCGATTTCAAGCAATAGAGCAGAATCCTATTTTCATAAAATCGCCATGGACACGTACCCAATCAGAGCGTAAGAAGGAGTCACATGACAACATCTACGAAATCACTGGGAAGCTTGAATAGCAGATGGGAAGTTGGACAGGAGAGGAGAGCCAGAGAAGCGCCTGGAACACATGAAACTGTGGTAAATTGACAAAAGCCattcattaaataaacattacatcAATATTTTCCTATCAGTCTCGTATTTTCTACCTCCCAGTTCATTTTCCTCAAATCATAGTCACGTATCTTATACATGGGGATGCTATTTTTCACAGATCATCTAGTGTTTTGatgttactgtatttatttaagataTTTGCCCAGCAATTATATTAagtcatacattttatttataaataatattttctatACTGGTATTTGTCTTTGCCTTATGTCTTTTTGTCttgccttatttacaataacacacatacattatatatatatgaagtgtGCTCTATTATATTAATACCAACATAACACAGTAACAACGAATcatggtaaaataaatatttattagaatataaaaatatatactgatttGGACATGAAAGTACACATtcaatataaaacagaaaatatatggATTGGATAATGATGCCCGTGCTAGCCTATTATGTGCTTTTGCACGAGATAAAACCTAACCCATCACAACATCAGCAGCATACACAGCCTTCACTAAGTTGGGGAACGCGTACAAGATGGAAGATAATTTTCTGTGGTCAACAATTAAAGTTGAAGAACTTTATAGAGGCTATACAATACATAATTGCCAGACTACCACAACAAGTGGAAAAGGCAGCAAGCTCTTCACCCTTTTACGGAAACACTTGGAACAACAGTTAAGGctcaataaaatatacatttacaaactTAGTTAGGATGTTAGTTGATATGTTTAAAACTTGTAAAATGATCCTATGTGTAATTTCTGAAGTGATTGCTTGTTCCCGAAAAATATAAACTAGTTTAGTTTGCCCGACTTGCTGTAATGTagtgttatctgaaaaaggaagtaggaagggacctgtcttgagtgacgggcacaggggccaatggcagctttgatagtctgacatttcgattgggttcctacagaagtgtgcagaatcccctcccccttgggcagtgcttccgacttgaaagataactgaaaACTGCATCGTTACTAACGGAAACAATCTGACTCCCTGTCAGCAACAAGTACAATATGACATAATTGAGAGTAACAGTGTTTAagacatgcattttaaaaatacatagtaCAGACTTATTGATGTTTTACATTATGAAAACAGGAAGTCTTAATAcaaacatcattaaatcaattagAATGTATTGAAGGCTGTACAGGAATTAGTATTATTGTATATACCACAGCTCTGGCAACGTTAGGTTTGGTTTTGTTACAAAACATgtttaagatttgtatttaatatttgataatgaaataataataattcagttcacaatgtattttgagATTTTCCATATTTATTCAACTTTCTAattaggggtggctaaccccgGTCCTGGAGAGCCTCAGGGTGTACAggtttttgttctatccagattaactgcttaattgagccaattgtgggtcttaattaggctgaatgtccctgtgttcaaggtatccattgattggtaatttagagagaccaggaaatcctgcaggattgtggctctccaggaaaaGGGTTGGCCAACCCTGCTCTGTACTAACCAGAAGTTCTATTCAAGAAGGCTACTGTTACAGTTGAACAGGTttatgacacacacagacttaaTGAAGGATGCCTCAGTGTTACATCCCAGAAATGACAAGAACTTGTGGAGCCAGGTTTTCTATTTCAACCTGAAAGTCTGAAGGTACTGCCACCATGGCTAATGTTGTGGTCCAGATTTGAGGAATGATTTGCTTGCTTTTGCTGGAATTTACGATGCTATTGCTGCAATCTATATAGACAGTGTGACATTATCCTCTATTTTATGCTTTGCCCTGTCAGAGGTAAGAGATACTGTTGAGCACTGCACTGCTCCCATCTGCACTGAAACTGAAACGTGCACTGAAATGTCTTTTAAGTTTGTCATTTACCCATGTTTCTTGTGAACGCAATTTCTCAATTCTgaaattcattcatttatgaAATGTTTGCTCTACTTAGATATTCACCTTCACTCATCTGATGGTTGAAATATGCATAGTCTGACTCCTTAAAGGCAGCAGTAGCAGTCATAGTCAACTCAACTCAGCAACAGTCAGGCACCTCAACTCTGCAGCAGTCAGTTTAATGCCAGAGAAGAGAGTACTGTatgcattattgttattattattatatttttttgtgtaataCTGTCCgaagcaaaacattttctttaaaagacTTTGGGAGTTGCAGGCCTTcgtgttggttttgtttatggTGGTTTATGTAAGCTATGTGGTTTTCATTTCCAATATTCTAGCGATTGTTTCAGAAAAGTGGCCTATGCTTGTATACTAGCATCCTGGCCTGTGACCCAGCCAGTCCGCCCCTGGTGCCAGGAAAAAATTAACCGTTAAGGTCTATTCACATTGGACGCGACAGGTGCAAGCGATGTgacagtttaataataataataataataacaataataataataataataataataataataataataataataataataaacataagaaagtatTCCAAGGAAGATGATGAAGTAATATTAATGTTGGCAATATGTTTAAGGTAAATTGTGTAATTAAGAATATCATATAGGCAGCGTATAATAAGCTATATGGGCATATAAAGTAATATTCGATATATAAACGTACGAACTGAGTTAAGACCGATACAGGTCTGTAGAGTTACAGATATAGGCAACCCCTGTCTAAAGTGATGTACTTGCAATCTTTACTAGTATTATATTAGTTGTGTAGAAGTGactgtatatttcaaataaaatgtttatgctTAGACTATTATTTTCATAACAAGAACATGACtttattattacagttttgATTATGATACATGCAGATATTTTTACACTTAATTTGTGGAAGGATATGTCGTACATGTCAATCATAGGTTCAAATGTAGAACCTTAATCTCAATATTTTTCTAATACAATGAGTATAGGTAATTAAATccaataaacatttataaaatatgtaGAGTCTGGAGTCTGTCAATTTTGATCTAACTGAAAACTATCTATAccatataatattttaataattgatcTATCAAACATAATTTATCTgaactaaaaaaacaactaacTAAATAACAACTTAATCTaattcaattcatcaaaccGATCGAATATGACTACATgggaatacatttgaaaaagttCTATAAAACAACTATATTATAAATGATgctataaaactaaaatatgaggcattattaaataatattaatgcgAATCAGGCTAAACATTATAGTCTACATACTATATACCTTACATATGCTAAATACGAAATAATGACTGGGTGAACACAAGTAACAAATCTAACCATAACATCTAAAGTGTATATCAAAAAtctacatgaaaacaaaaagaaagtttTGAGTAAGGGAACCCACACAGAGCCCAACTGGGACCCACAGAACCcagtaaaaaaaacatctaaaccCCAGCTGAGCCCAGCCTAACCAGCTACAACCCACTTGGGGCCCGGTTGCGTGTGGTTCTGCTGTTTTGACAATTCATTTGTCATTTCTATTATATTTATCACAACTGGATTTTAACCTTAATTTTCAgcatttcaaacaaacaaacaaacaaacaacaacaacaacaaaacccgGGCGTGCTGGCTGGGTTTAAACATAGTGTGACTCGTTTCTGTTGGACCGCAGAACTGAGACCGACGCCAGTCTGGGAGAAGCCGATCCTGTTCAAATGCAACAGTTTAAATGTACTACAAATACAGTTTAATGCGCTACTGGTTTATATTCTTTACCAGTTCAACTCTCAATCACATTCTTTACATATGTGTTTGCTAAATGATACAGTATCTCGCAGTGGTAGCAGAGAGGTGTTCATCTTAGGAGTCGTATATGTGACCGTCCGGGCGAGTTGTGCCGTGTGTTATCTGCACTTCACAAACAGCCATTTCATTACTCTATTGTAATCGTGTCAGATTTTATACCGGCTTCGGCTGATTCATCAGGGCCTCGGCTTCATAGCGAGGGGGCATTGTCAATGTTTAAGGAGGGTTTTAGTGACTTTAATTGGGGAAAATACGAGGAAGTCCGATCGAGGCGCCTGCGTTTGGAGGCAGTTTTGGAAAGTGTTCGGACTCTGGTTGAAAAACACCTCATGGTTATAATCGAAACCCAATTTATGACCGACTAACAGGGGGACCTCTTTGCAAGTACAGCGTGTGTAGCTAGTTTCTCGTCTTCTCTCGCCCAGTTTTCGCCGTTTTTCTGCCAGGAGAAAACACAAATCCGAGCGGCTGTGCGCCCAGGAGAAGCTGCGCGCCTGTGGTTGAGTCTACACGGTTCTCATGTGCTGTATAAGTTCCGCCCCTCTGCGCTGCGGCTCCACAGTCCGACTCGCtcgacacagacacacaaatggCAGAAGAAGTGGCTCCAGCTCCCGCCGCCGCGCCGGCCAAGGCGCCCAAGAAGAAGTCCGCCGCCAAGCCCAAGAAGGCCGGCCCCAGCGTGGGAGACCTGATCGTCAAAGCCGTGTCCGCTTCCAAGGAGAGAAGCGGCGTCTCCCTGGCCGCCCTCAAGAAAGCCCTGGCTGCCGGCGGCTACGACGTGGAGAAGAACAACTCCCGCGTCAAGGTCGCAGTCAAGAGCCTGGTGACCAAGGGCACTCTGGTGCAGGTTAAGGGCACCGGCGCTTCGGGCTCCTTCAAGCTCAACAAGCAGCAGGCGGAGGCCAAGAAGAAGCAGCCCGCCAAGAAGGCCGCCTCTACACCCAAGAAGCCAGCGGCCAAGAAACCCGCCGCGGCTAAGAAGCCCAAGAAGCCGGCAGCGAAGAAGCCAGCGGCCGCCAAGAAGTCTCCCAAGAAAGCCAAGAAGCCCGCGGCGGCTAAGAAGGCGACCAAGAGCCCCAAGAAAGCCGCTAAGAAGCCGGCGGCGCCCAAGAAGGCCACCAAGAGCCCCAAGAAAGCCAAGGCGGCCAAGCCCAAGGTCGCCAAGCCCAAAACCGTCAAGCCGAAAGCCAAGAAAGCGGCTCCGAAGAAGAAGTGAAGGAATTGACTCCGACTCTACCCGCCTCGACCCCAACGGCTCTTCTAAGAGCCACCACTACTTCTTAACAGCGTTTTTCCATTTCTGTATCCAGTCTGTTCAATTGTCCACGAATTAGGTTCCTTGCCATAGCCCCCCACGTTGTGAACGTGTGTACAGGGCTTGTGAAGCACGGTGGTGTGAACGGGGCGGCGTGTCCTGCTCCGCTCCTGCAGCAGTCTCTCTCTCGGTGACGGGGCGAGTCACAGCGCAGCCGGCTGACTGACAGGGCGGGCTGTTGGCATGGGGTCGAGCGCAGTGCGCTGGGGCTGCTTCAGCGTTTTCCCAAGGGTACAGAGCATTATTTACATGAGTGTCAACATAATGTGCCCCCTCCGAAATTGTGCAGCCAAATGCTGATGATCGATGTAATATTGCAATATCATGCAGACCTATATTATTCTTCAATACTAAAATACTCCACGGCATGTCAGGATGAAATGTGACGTCACATCGCATCTTCAGTGAACCGTCATTACCCGTGTTGAGCTGCTCTGACAGGTGTTTGTCTTGAAATGAGAGACGCGCAACTGCAGCTGCAAGTTTGAACTGCACCGGTTATGAAGGGTCTGCGACCCTCACTGATTTCATGTGTCAGGATGGGTTCCTTAGTCATACCAACAATAGTGCTGGGGATTatacagatataaattgttagcAAGTATTGGTACATGATTCTATTATACCCAATTCATATCGAAATACTACTGTCCAAACAGACATGTACAATTTCGCATACAGTTCAAATGGGACCCTAAATCACTGACTGGTTGTGAATGAAATGCTGACGGCTCTGCTCCGCCTGCTCTCTAcagtaaatactgtttattgggttgagtattttacatttcttaaaataaaaacaattcaatatttaatacttatgattaaaatcatttaaaatatcaattcttaaaatcacttaaaatttttaaaatctttgtgatggCTCTGCTCCGCCTGCTCTCTACAGTAAAGCTGCTGCTTCATCCTAAAGCGCAGGAGACCCGCTCCCGCCCCCTACTCCCGCTGGAAACAGACATCTGAGACCTGCGAGCGGATTGGTTACAGCTCCTGTCGAGCGCGCCTCAATTCAGCTCTGTGAGTGGACGGATGGAAGAGGAAGAAAGAACCAATCCCAAGGAGAGGAGCGTCTATAAAACACAGGCAGCGTAGTTCTTCTGTATCCCATACTTGCTGTATCTGACCGTGCGATCATGAGTGGAAGAGGCAAAACCGGTGGCAAGCAGAGAGCGAAGGCCAAGACTcgctcctccagggctggactgCAGTTCCCAGTCGGCCGTGTCCACAGGCTGCTGCGGAAGGGAAACTATGCTCAGCGGGTCGGTGCTGGAGCCCCGGTCTACCTGGCCGCTGTGCTGGAGTATCTGACCGCCGAGATCCTGGAGCTGGCTGGCAACGCCGCCCGGGACAACAAGAAGACCCGCATCATCCCCCGGCACCTGCAGCTCGCCGTCCGCAACGACGAGGAGCTGAACAAGCTGCTGGGTGGCGTGACCATCGCCCAGGGCGGCGTGCTGCCCAACAtccaggccgtgctgctgcccaaGAAGACCGAGAAGCCCGCCAAGAAGTAAAGACCCCACCGAGTGATCGAACCCCAACGGCTCTTTTAAGAGCCACCCACACTTTCCTAGAGGCACGGCCTTCCATTTGAAGTGATTATGAAATCG from Amia ocellicauda isolate fAmiCal2 chromosome 1, fAmiCal2.hap1, whole genome shotgun sequence includes the following:
- the LOC136756284 gene encoding histone H1-like, coding for MAEEVAPAPAAAPAKAPKKKSAAKPKKAGPSVGDLIVKAVSASKERSGVSLAALKKALAAGGYDVEKNNSRVKVAVKSLVTKGTLVQVKGTGASGSFKLNKQQAEAKKKQPAKKAASTPKKPAAKKPAAAKKPKKPAAKKPAAAKKSPKKAKKPAAAKKATKSPKKAAKKPAAPKKATKSPKKAKAAKPKVAKPKTVKPKAKKAAPKKK
- the LOC136756568 gene encoding histone H2A-like, with translation MSGRGKTGGKQRAKAKTRSSRAGLQFPVGRVHRLLRKGNYAQRVGAGAPVYLAAVLEYLTAEILELAGNAARDNKKTRIIPRHLQLAVRNDEELNKLLGGVTIAQGGVLPNIQAVLLPKKTEKPAKK